A part of Myxococcus landrumus genomic DNA contains:
- a CDS encoding phospholipase D-like domain-containing protein, translating to MFRRLVVVFDAGSESEQVLHWVQRLTAAPEAVYLYGLVPERSELEAPPPASLTVLDRLRHALHDWDEGIQVSGALETHLDTGGIVHVATKHGAELVVFGPHLDTSPRARVSAMLMLCLREHLPVLSIGRAATPSPALPSRTAVAVAPDGRGLGAVATFLSRCAVRSELIALTSELEPEQASHLQALGRALGIEQLLHVEALTENPANSRAEVFDVAALRSGADLLLVPADALADVEALMLGLFGARALQEARVPILMLPRAQPSSAMFEDTYAVSDSLAAHGLSPRFAVERVGFMSSVSVPEAGDLTVFEGGNTLGQGRHTGGTAVLEASWFEHTRGHHALAFSFAGASAPRDLMPCYVLAPEKPVLLVDSLVEEEALDAARALAAERYHLVFVRLRDSDSLAQQRARLREKLPDLPWPLLLDASAWLDDARADDVPRQVDGQRLLRVATRLAAAHIPIAAVLTRDAYKPLHPHLRTLSPEESVALSRTTPLEPLPIPDESGAFARELVLAGCGPRREGHDIAFELDNRLARESLLAAIDAARSTIHWQCYIVEDDAITARITEALKRAAARGVHVRFLADALYSGHDSFGALNPALVSLSETPFVEVRAIAPLVGVPSLSELKQRNHRKLTLIDSTRAFVSGRNLGAPYYTGFDEVDLHRDTPYRDIPWLDCGARLQGPLVGDLERAFQAEWTRAGGEPFDIPESAPVGTMAARLVLHEGLRDTHTLDAQLALIHHARSRLVLVNTFPLLLELQNALIAAVRRGVRVEILFGSVRPHHGDARTYFPGGALREVADHYVRSRLDAVIEAGAIAYELALPTLPTWEPSLEQLCPHVHAKLLVCDTTAVAVGSANLDVTAAYWESEALVIVEDPPFTERMLGALESLFATSRRIDHEDSRWRDEVEQRAWVGRNWPSLVG from the coding sequence ATGTTCCGTCGTCTCGTGGTCGTCTTCGATGCCGGCTCGGAGTCCGAGCAGGTTCTTCACTGGGTCCAGCGGCTGACGGCTGCTCCCGAGGCCGTCTACCTGTACGGGCTCGTGCCCGAGCGCAGTGAGCTGGAGGCACCTCCTCCCGCCAGCCTCACCGTGCTGGACCGCCTCCGCCACGCCCTGCATGACTGGGATGAGGGTATCCAGGTGAGTGGAGCCCTGGAGACGCACCTCGACACCGGGGGCATCGTCCATGTGGCCACGAAGCACGGCGCGGAGCTGGTCGTCTTCGGCCCGCATCTCGATACGTCGCCGAGAGCCCGGGTGAGCGCCATGCTCATGCTCTGCTTGCGAGAGCACCTCCCCGTGCTCTCCATCGGCAGAGCGGCCACGCCCTCTCCCGCCCTCCCCTCTCGCACGGCGGTGGCTGTCGCGCCGGATGGACGGGGACTCGGCGCCGTGGCCACGTTCCTCTCCCGCTGCGCCGTGCGCTCCGAGCTCATCGCGCTCACGTCCGAGCTGGAGCCGGAGCAGGCGTCACATCTTCAGGCCCTGGGCCGGGCCCTGGGCATCGAGCAGTTGCTCCACGTCGAAGCCCTCACCGAGAACCCCGCCAACAGCCGCGCCGAGGTCTTCGACGTCGCGGCGCTGCGCTCCGGTGCGGACCTCCTCCTCGTTCCAGCCGATGCCCTCGCCGACGTGGAGGCGCTGATGCTGGGCCTGTTCGGCGCCAGGGCGCTCCAGGAAGCACGCGTCCCCATCCTGATGCTGCCCCGGGCGCAGCCCTCATCCGCGATGTTCGAGGACACCTATGCGGTCTCGGATTCCCTCGCGGCCCACGGACTGTCGCCCCGCTTCGCCGTCGAGCGCGTGGGCTTCATGTCGAGCGTCTCCGTTCCCGAGGCGGGAGACCTGACGGTCTTCGAGGGCGGGAACACCCTGGGCCAGGGCAGACATACGGGAGGCACCGCCGTCCTCGAAGCCTCCTGGTTCGAGCACACCCGGGGACACCATGCCCTCGCGTTCTCCTTCGCGGGAGCCTCGGCCCCCAGGGACCTGATGCCCTGCTATGTGCTGGCGCCCGAGAAGCCCGTGCTCCTCGTGGACAGCCTAGTAGAGGAGGAGGCGCTCGACGCGGCCCGGGCGCTGGCGGCGGAGCGCTACCACCTGGTCTTCGTTCGGCTGCGTGACAGCGACTCTCTCGCTCAGCAGCGGGCGCGGCTGCGGGAGAAGCTGCCCGACCTCCCCTGGCCACTCCTGCTCGATGCCAGCGCGTGGCTCGATGACGCTCGCGCCGATGATGTCCCCAGGCAGGTCGATGGACAGCGGCTCCTGCGCGTGGCGACCCGCCTCGCCGCCGCGCACATCCCCATCGCCGCCGTCCTCACGCGCGATGCGTACAAGCCCCTCCATCCGCACCTCCGCACGCTGAGCCCCGAGGAATCTGTGGCGCTCTCACGGACCACGCCCCTGGAGCCGCTCCCCATCCCCGATGAGTCAGGGGCCTTCGCACGAGAGCTGGTGCTCGCGGGATGCGGCCCTCGACGGGAAGGACACGACATCGCGTTCGAGCTCGACAACCGGCTCGCTCGCGAATCCCTCCTGGCCGCCATCGACGCGGCGCGAAGCACCATCCATTGGCAGTGCTACATCGTCGAGGACGACGCCATCACCGCCCGCATCACGGAGGCACTGAAGCGCGCCGCCGCGCGAGGCGTGCACGTGCGCTTCCTGGCGGATGCGCTCTACAGCGGCCATGACTCCTTCGGCGCCCTCAACCCCGCGCTCGTCTCCCTGTCGGAGACGCCCTTCGTCGAGGTGCGCGCCATCGCCCCGCTCGTGGGTGTCCCGAGCCTCTCCGAGCTCAAGCAGCGCAACCACCGCAAGCTCACCCTCATCGACTCCACGCGGGCCTTCGTCTCGGGCCGCAACCTCGGCGCGCCCTACTACACGGGCTTCGACGAGGTGGACCTGCATCGGGACACGCCCTACCGCGACATCCCCTGGCTCGACTGCGGCGCGCGGCTCCAGGGCCCTCTCGTCGGAGACCTCGAGCGCGCGTTCCAGGCCGAGTGGACCCGGGCCGGCGGCGAACCGTTCGACATCCCAGAGTCAGCGCCCGTGGGGACGATGGCGGCGAGGCTGGTCCTCCATGAGGGACTCCGGGATACGCACACGCTCGATGCGCAGCTCGCGCTCATCCACCATGCACGCTCGCGACTCGTGCTGGTGAACACCTTCCCCCTGCTGCTCGAGCTCCAGAACGCACTCATCGCCGCCGTGCGTCGAGGCGTGCGCGTGGAGATTCTCTTCGGCAGCGTCCGGCCCCACCATGGAGACGCCCGGACCTACTTCCCCGGTGGAGCCCTCCGCGAAGTGGCGGACCACTACGTTCGCAGCCGGCTGGACGCGGTCATCGAAGCAGGCGCCATCGCCTACGAGCTGGCCCTGCCCACCTTGCCGACCTGGGAGCCCTCACTGGAGCAGCTCTGCCCCCACGTCCACGCGAAGCTCCTCGTCTGCGACACCACGGCGGTCGCGGTCGGCAGCGCGAACCTGGATGTCACCGCCGCCTATTGGGAGAGCGAGGCCCTGGTCATCGTCGAGGACCCTCCGTTCACCGAGCGGATGCTCGGAGCCCTGGAGTCCCTCTTCGCCACATCGCGGCGCATCGACCACGAGGACTCGCGCTGGCGCGACGAAGTCGAACAACGTGCCTGGGTCGGCCGCAACTGGCCCTCCCTCGTCGGATGA
- a CDS encoding metallophosphoesterase → MALPSSESFCFAAVGDVHGRMHRMVSFLQSWSKRARRELDFVLQVGDFEPHRDEADLATMAAPARHKHLGDFADYHQKRRHFPWPVHFIGGNHEPHGYLDTEPRGFQLAPNCHYLGRSSAIDLNGLSVVGVSGIHDEATFQKPHPPLSLLGTVSNKAFTYFHEEDIERAMAFGRADVLVVHDWPSGIIAAQDREAFTQQRRSPDADAVGNEYARLLAEALQPSLVLCGHLHKGYRGVLAHTSGTVSQVCCLASVEQGAEAFAVFHVSPLGIQEITHQGAPERP, encoded by the coding sequence ATGGCCCTCCCTTCCTCCGAGAGCTTCTGCTTCGCCGCCGTGGGCGATGTGCATGGACGCATGCACCGGATGGTGTCCTTCCTCCAGTCCTGGTCGAAGCGCGCCCGTCGCGAGCTCGACTTCGTCCTCCAGGTGGGAGACTTCGAGCCCCACCGCGATGAAGCCGACCTGGCGACCATGGCCGCCCCAGCGCGCCACAAGCACCTGGGCGACTTCGCGGACTACCACCAGAAGCGGCGCCACTTCCCCTGGCCCGTCCACTTCATCGGCGGCAACCACGAGCCCCACGGCTACCTGGACACCGAGCCGCGAGGCTTCCAGCTCGCACCGAACTGCCACTACCTGGGTCGCTCGAGCGCCATCGACCTGAACGGCCTGAGCGTCGTCGGTGTCTCCGGCATCCACGACGAGGCCACCTTCCAGAAGCCCCATCCCCCGCTGTCCCTGCTGGGCACCGTGTCGAACAAGGCCTTCACCTACTTCCACGAAGAAGACATCGAGCGCGCCATGGCCTTTGGCCGCGCGGACGTGCTGGTCGTCCACGACTGGCCCTCCGGAATCATCGCGGCCCAGGACCGTGAAGCCTTCACGCAACAGCGCCGCAGCCCGGACGCGGACGCCGTGGGCAACGAGTACGCCCGGCTCCTGGCCGAAGCGCTCCAACCCTCGCTCGTGCTCTGCGGCCACCTGCACAAGGGCTATCGGGGAGTACTCGCCCACACCTCGGGCACCGTCTCCCAGGTGTGCTGCCTGGCCAGCGTGGAACAGGGGGCCGAGGCCTTCGCCGTGTTTCATGTCTCACCTCTCGGGATTCAGGAGATCACCCACCAGGGAGCCCCAGAACGGCCCTGA
- a CDS encoding ABC transporter ATP-binding protein, with protein MTPDTSTATKEDTLRFTDVRVAFEQGRRVLDGMTAEVSTRELTFIAGASGSGKSVLCRMAVGLLRPDSGSVELWGERVDTQPERELVRLRRRAPYLVQGPALLDWRTLRENVRLADPSAAEDAVESALEQVGLLEWADRLPPELGPGAKKRTAIARALVLKPRYLLLDEPTTGLDRRAASQVEEVLSSLKSQGLGGLVVTHDYRQLRGLADRVLVVAQGRCAYLGPPEGFLESSAPELQVLTAPFMEGATDG; from the coding sequence GTGACGCCAGACACTTCCACCGCGACCAAGGAAGACACGCTCCGCTTCACGGACGTGCGCGTCGCGTTCGAGCAAGGCCGGCGCGTGCTCGACGGGATGACGGCGGAGGTCTCCACGCGTGAGTTGACGTTCATCGCGGGAGCCAGTGGCTCGGGCAAGAGTGTGCTGTGCCGGATGGCCGTGGGGCTGCTGCGCCCGGACTCCGGAAGCGTCGAGCTGTGGGGCGAACGCGTCGACACCCAACCCGAGCGGGAGCTGGTGCGCTTGCGGCGCCGCGCGCCCTATCTCGTGCAAGGCCCTGCCCTGCTCGACTGGCGCACGCTGCGAGAGAACGTGCGACTGGCGGACCCAAGCGCGGCCGAGGACGCCGTGGAGTCCGCGCTCGAACAGGTGGGGCTCCTCGAGTGGGCGGACCGGCTGCCGCCCGAGCTGGGCCCCGGAGCCAAGAAGCGCACGGCCATCGCGCGAGCCCTGGTGTTGAAGCCGCGCTACCTGCTCCTGGACGAGCCCACCACGGGGCTCGACCGGCGCGCGGCATCACAGGTGGAAGAGGTCCTCTCGTCCCTGAAGTCACAAGGGCTGGGCGGGCTGGTGGTGACTCATGACTACCGCCAGCTCCGTGGACTGGCGGACCGAGTGCTGGTCGTGGCCCAGGGGCGCTGTGCCTACCTGGGTCCCCCTGAAGGTTTCCTGGAGTCCTCCGCGCCGGAGCTCCAAGTGCTGACGGCGCCGTTCATGGAGGGTGCGACGGATGGATGA
- a CDS encoding TonB-dependent receptor, whose protein sequence is MSFSKSRSAGIRSSVGHVGGVRAVLKPWGPAVGLVSALAAGGAVAQEPVAETPRAEAPVEASAAPVEQTAASTESQQGTEGHFVLPTVEVQGETEGYQVRESSLPKVQKALVNTPQSVTVVPEAVMEEQRATTVRDALRNVSGITMSAGEGVRQGDSFMLRGFSAQNDVSRDGARDLGWFTRDTFNLEGVEAYFGPSSVLFGRGSAGGAINLVTKKPKRTSFQEVTLSGGTAPTGRVDADINQVLSEDLQLRLNVMGQLSSTAGRDVVKDNRVGVAPSLRYKLAERTTLEMDYMFQREDGIPDYGMPYFNGSPVTESLDVPRENFYGVKSDKERVDAHVATARVTQGLGESLQLTNTLRFGRVDRFASPTAPRGLTPTGAPTTIGRQRFQTETDNSYVANQTAVGGELQTGFIKHSANAGVELTWEKRSQGRYNLNAVGLPTGPNLPADLFNPDSDPDLSAVSPVFSSSSVSVQRTLGLYIADQIELGPYVELLGSVRWDVFNTDYVSTAATGAKTRLQSSDHLLNWRAGVVVKPVEKVSVYGMYGTSASPSAELGTLAADTVSLDPEKNTIIEAGAKADLLEDRLGLTAAVFRINKTDARVPNTNPEGPPQVLAGEQRVQGLNLGVSGTIVERWKVLANYTLMDSAIVEHTTPHMVGQRLPNTPRHSISLWTTYSPLKDFTLGGGAIYQDVTSVNNPTSASAVTNYVPNFWRFDAFASYAFGKALVQLNVYNLTDTLYYDQYYAGHAVPAEGVSALLTARYRFD, encoded by the coding sequence ATGTCGTTCAGCAAGTCGCGTAGCGCTGGCATCCGGTCGAGTGTGGGGCATGTGGGCGGGGTTCGTGCGGTGCTGAAGCCGTGGGGTCCGGCGGTGGGGTTGGTGTCCGCGTTGGCGGCGGGTGGTGCGGTGGCGCAGGAGCCCGTGGCGGAGACGCCTCGCGCGGAGGCGCCGGTGGAGGCCTCGGCGGCCCCTGTCGAGCAGACGGCCGCGTCGACGGAGTCCCAGCAGGGCACGGAGGGCCACTTCGTGCTGCCCACCGTGGAGGTGCAGGGCGAGACGGAGGGCTACCAGGTCCGTGAGAGCTCGCTGCCCAAGGTCCAGAAGGCGCTGGTGAACACACCGCAGTCGGTGACGGTGGTGCCCGAGGCGGTGATGGAGGAGCAGCGGGCGACGACGGTGCGGGACGCGCTGCGCAATGTCTCCGGCATCACCATGAGCGCCGGCGAAGGTGTCCGCCAGGGGGACTCCTTCATGCTGCGTGGCTTCTCCGCGCAGAACGACGTCTCCCGCGATGGCGCTCGCGACCTGGGCTGGTTCACGCGCGACACGTTCAACCTGGAGGGCGTGGAGGCGTACTTCGGTCCGTCGTCCGTGCTCTTCGGTCGTGGCTCCGCCGGTGGCGCCATCAACCTGGTGACGAAGAAGCCCAAGCGCACGTCGTTCCAGGAGGTGACGCTCAGCGGCGGCACCGCGCCCACGGGCCGCGTCGACGCGGACATCAACCAGGTGCTGTCGGAGGACCTGCAGCTCCGCCTGAACGTCATGGGCCAGCTCTCCTCGACGGCGGGCCGCGACGTGGTGAAGGACAACCGCGTGGGTGTGGCGCCGTCGCTGCGCTACAAGCTCGCGGAGCGCACCACGCTGGAGATGGACTACATGTTCCAGCGCGAGGACGGCATCCCGGACTACGGCATGCCGTACTTCAACGGCAGCCCCGTCACCGAGTCGCTCGACGTGCCGCGCGAGAACTTCTACGGCGTGAAGTCCGACAAGGAGCGCGTGGACGCGCACGTCGCCACGGCCCGCGTCACCCAGGGGCTGGGCGAGTCGCTCCAGCTCACCAACACGCTGCGCTTCGGCCGGGTGGACCGCTTCGCCAGCCCCACCGCGCCTCGTGGTCTCACGCCCACCGGCGCACCGACGACCATTGGCCGCCAGCGCTTCCAGACGGAGACGGACAACTCCTACGTCGCCAACCAGACCGCCGTGGGCGGTGAGCTGCAGACGGGCTTCATCAAGCACAGCGCCAACGCGGGCGTCGAGCTGACCTGGGAGAAGCGCAGCCAGGGCCGTTACAACCTCAACGCGGTGGGCCTGCCGACCGGGCCCAACCTCCCGGCGGACCTGTTCAACCCGGACTCGGACCCGGACCTGTCCGCGGTGTCGCCCGTGTTCTCCAGCTCCAGCGTGAGCGTGCAGCGGACACTGGGCCTCTACATCGCGGACCAGATCGAGCTGGGCCCCTACGTGGAACTGCTGGGCTCGGTGCGCTGGGACGTGTTCAACACCGACTACGTCTCCACGGCCGCCACGGGCGCGAAGACGCGGTTGCAGAGCAGCGACCACCTCCTCAACTGGCGCGCGGGCGTCGTCGTCAAGCCGGTGGAGAAGGTGAGCGTCTACGGCATGTATGGCACCTCCGCGAGCCCCTCCGCCGAACTGGGCACGCTGGCCGCCGACACCGTGAGCCTGGACCCGGAGAAGAACACCATCATCGAGGCGGGCGCGAAGGCGGATCTGCTCGAGGACCGGCTGGGCCTCACCGCCGCGGTGTTCCGCATCAACAAGACGGACGCGCGCGTGCCCAACACCAACCCGGAAGGGCCGCCGCAGGTGCTCGCCGGTGAGCAGCGTGTGCAGGGCCTCAACCTGGGCGTGTCAGGCACCATCGTCGAGCGCTGGAAGGTGCTCGCCAACTACACGCTGATGGACTCGGCCATCGTCGAGCACACGACGCCGCACATGGTCGGCCAGCGGCTGCCCAACACGCCGCGCCACAGCATCTCGCTGTGGACGACGTACTCTCCGCTGAAGGACTTCACCTTGGGCGGCGGCGCCATCTACCAGGACGTGACGAGCGTCAACAACCCGACCTCGGCCAGCGCGGTGACGAACTACGTCCCGAACTTCTGGCGCTTCGATGCCTTCGCGAGCTACGCGTTCGGCAAGGCGCTGGTCCAGCTCAACGTCTACAACCTCACCGACACGCTGTACTACGACCAGTACTACGCGGGTCACGCCGTCCCCGCCGAGGGCGTGTCGGCCCTGCTGACGGCTCGCTACCGCTTCGACTGA
- a CDS encoding Fe2+-dependent dioxygenase, with translation MMLHIPNVLTAAEVARCRAVMEKADWTDGRVTAGHQSAQVKQNLQLPEGSAAARELGDLVLAGLERSPLFISAVLPQRVFPPLFNRYETSMHFGSHVDGAIRPIPGTAQRVRTDVSATLFLSEPDSYDGGELVVEDTYGHHSVKLPAGDLIIYPSTSLHHVTPVTRGARLASFFWVQSMVRDVSKRALLFDMDTAIMQLNQEVPKSPSLVMLTGVYHNLLRQWAEP, from the coding sequence ATGATGTTGCACATCCCAAACGTCCTGACCGCGGCCGAAGTGGCCCGCTGCCGCGCGGTGATGGAGAAGGCGGACTGGACGGACGGCCGGGTGACGGCCGGCCACCAGTCCGCGCAGGTGAAGCAGAACCTCCAGCTCCCCGAGGGGAGCGCCGCGGCGCGCGAGCTGGGAGACCTGGTGCTGGCGGGGCTGGAGCGCAGTCCGCTCTTCATCTCCGCCGTGCTGCCCCAGCGCGTCTTCCCGCCGCTGTTCAACCGCTACGAGACGAGCATGCACTTCGGCTCGCACGTGGACGGCGCCATCCGGCCCATTCCAGGGACGGCGCAGCGCGTGCGCACCGATGTGTCGGCCACGCTCTTCCTCTCGGAGCCGGACAGCTACGACGGGGGAGAGCTGGTGGTGGAGGACACCTACGGCCACCACTCGGTGAAGCTACCGGCGGGTGACCTCATCATCTACCCGTCCACCAGCCTGCACCACGTGACGCCCGTGACGCGGGGGGCGAGGCTGGCTTCGTTCTTCTGGGTTCAGAGCATGGTGCGGGACGTGTCGAAGCGCGCGCTGCTGTTCGACATGGACACCGCCATCATGCAGCTCAACCAGGAGGTGCCCAAGAGCCCCTCCCTGGTCATGCTGACGGGCGTCTACCACAACCTGCTCCGCCAATGGGCGGAGCCCTGA
- a CDS encoding MlaD family protein translates to MDERRLELKVGALVLAAVVGVLVLLWLMGELTLGSTSLLAVDFGHTGNVVEGAPVKLAGVQVGRVQAIRLMPERRDARGQPLPVRMELAVDPSSQGALRADARVTVATVGLLGEPYLELNPGTQPAPLPAGEALRGVDAPRLDVLAEKLSGFVETISAMLEKDPEAVTDLVSNVSRLTRTLNELLAENKGDVKVLASELAAASKDLRHLAQLAREAMQPGGKAAKLLDDAAATAAVLRSDLPGLTKSAGTTLDGLAAVTGALTPEDGQRVKLALEKLTSAAGQLDSIATRADRVLARIEAGEGTVGSVLQDPTLYNELRTLVTDLRKHPWKMLWKD, encoded by the coding sequence ATGGATGAGCGACGGTTGGAATTGAAGGTGGGTGCCCTGGTGCTGGCCGCGGTGGTGGGCGTGCTGGTGCTGCTGTGGCTGATGGGAGAGCTGACACTGGGCTCGACCTCGCTGCTGGCCGTGGACTTCGGACACACGGGCAACGTGGTCGAGGGTGCCCCCGTGAAGCTCGCGGGTGTCCAGGTGGGCCGGGTCCAGGCCATTCGATTGATGCCGGAGCGGAGGGATGCTCGCGGTCAGCCGCTCCCGGTGCGCATGGAGCTGGCCGTGGACCCGTCGTCGCAAGGGGCCCTGCGCGCGGATGCGCGGGTGACGGTGGCGACCGTGGGCCTCCTGGGCGAGCCCTACCTGGAGCTGAATCCCGGAACACAGCCCGCCCCACTACCAGCCGGCGAGGCGCTGCGAGGCGTCGATGCACCGCGCCTGGACGTGCTCGCGGAGAAGCTCTCCGGCTTCGTCGAGACCATCTCCGCCATGCTGGAGAAGGACCCGGAGGCGGTGACGGACCTGGTCTCCAACGTGTCTCGTTTGACGAGGACGTTGAACGAGCTGCTCGCGGAGAACAAAGGCGACGTGAAGGTGCTGGCGTCCGAGCTGGCCGCGGCGTCGAAGGACTTGCGACACCTCGCGCAGCTCGCCCGAGAGGCCATGCAACCCGGAGGCAAGGCCGCGAAGCTGCTCGATGACGCGGCCGCGACGGCGGCGGTGCTGAGAAGTGACCTCCCGGGCCTGACGAAGTCCGCGGGGACGACGTTGGACGGGCTCGCCGCCGTCACGGGCGCGCTGACGCCCGAGGATGGTCAACGCGTGAAGCTGGCCCTGGAGAAGCTCACCTCGGCGGCGGGGCAACTGGACTCCATCGCCACTCGGGCGGACCGGGTCCTCGCGCGGATTGAGGCGGGTGAAGGCACGGTCGGCTCGGTCCTTCAGGACCCCACGCTCTACAACGAGCTGCGCACACTGGTGACAGACCTGCGCAAGCACCCGTGGAAAATGCTGTGGAAGGACTGA
- a CDS encoding DEAD/DEAH box helicase — protein MTSAPPSAPPDATFESLGLKPQLVEALTSLGYEEPTPIQHASLPPLLAGKDLLGIAATGTGKTAAFALPLLHHLVPGKARPHTTSALVLVPTRELAMQVSEAIHRYGQKLGATVLPLYGGQVIGQQLRVLKRGVDVVVATPGRALDHLRRGTLQLDHVQTVVLDEADEMLDMGFADDLEAILSGTPEDRQTALFSATLPPRIASIAERHLRQPVRVRIAKEKVEPGELPRIQQTAFVVPRAFKIAALGRLLDVESPTAAIIFCRTRTEVDDLTVSLNGRGWRAHALHGGMTQEQRDRVIKQLKSHGTDLLVATDVAARGLDIPRLSHVVNFDVPNAPEAYVHRIGRTGRAGREGVAITLVEPREHRLLRNIEKVTGQRIQVATVPTVADLRAKRQELLRATLRELLVAGGQDMYRSLVEDLAGEFEPLDIAAAAVKLLQDAQDEGRAKEEEEIPAVAPPQERKERPGRPSSGPGGRPGGRPERGGPRRPQQGSWDTTRLWIGAGRQAGIRPADLVGAIAGEAGLDSSRIGAIQITDGFSLVEVPEPDANRVIAALKAATIRGRKVLIRKDRT, from the coding sequence GTGACTTCCGCACCGCCGTCCGCCCCCCCCGACGCCACCTTTGAATCCCTGGGCTTGAAGCCCCAGCTCGTGGAGGCGCTCACGTCCCTCGGTTACGAGGAACCCACGCCTATTCAGCACGCGTCCCTCCCACCCCTGCTCGCCGGGAAGGACCTGCTGGGCATCGCCGCCACTGGAACCGGCAAGACGGCTGCCTTCGCGCTTCCGCTCCTTCACCACCTCGTCCCGGGCAAGGCACGGCCGCATACCACCTCCGCGCTGGTGCTGGTCCCCACGCGCGAGCTGGCCATGCAGGTGTCCGAGGCCATCCACCGCTACGGCCAGAAGCTGGGCGCCACCGTCCTCCCGCTCTACGGCGGGCAGGTCATCGGCCAGCAGCTTCGCGTCCTCAAGCGCGGCGTGGACGTCGTCGTCGCCACGCCCGGCCGCGCGCTGGACCACCTGCGCCGGGGCACGCTCCAGTTGGACCACGTGCAGACCGTCGTGCTCGACGAGGCCGACGAGATGCTGGACATGGGCTTCGCCGATGACCTGGAGGCCATCCTCTCCGGGACGCCCGAGGACCGACAGACCGCCCTCTTCTCCGCCACCCTGCCCCCGCGCATCGCGAGCATCGCCGAGCGCCACCTGCGGCAGCCGGTGCGCGTGCGCATCGCCAAGGAGAAGGTGGAGCCCGGTGAGCTGCCGCGCATCCAGCAGACCGCGTTCGTCGTGCCGCGCGCGTTCAAGATCGCCGCGCTGGGCCGGTTGCTCGACGTGGAGTCCCCCACCGCCGCCATCATCTTCTGCCGCACGCGCACGGAGGTGGATGACCTCACCGTCTCCCTCAACGGCCGGGGCTGGCGCGCCCACGCGCTCCACGGCGGCATGACGCAGGAGCAGCGAGATCGCGTCATCAAGCAGCTCAAGTCCCACGGCACCGACCTGCTCGTCGCCACGGACGTCGCCGCGCGAGGCCTGGACATCCCCCGGCTCTCCCACGTGGTGAACTTCGACGTGCCCAACGCCCCGGAGGCGTACGTGCACCGCATCGGCCGCACCGGCCGCGCGGGCCGGGAGGGCGTGGCCATCACCCTGGTGGAACCTCGCGAGCATCGGCTGCTGCGCAACATCGAGAAGGTGACGGGGCAGCGCATCCAGGTCGCCACCGTCCCCACCGTGGCGGACCTCCGCGCCAAGCGGCAGGAGCTGCTGCGCGCCACCCTGCGCGAGCTGCTGGTGGCCGGTGGCCAGGACATGTACCGGAGCCTCGTGGAGGACCTCGCGGGCGAGTTCGAGCCGCTCGACATCGCCGCCGCGGCCGTGAAGCTGCTCCAGGATGCCCAGGACGAGGGCCGCGCGAAGGAAGAGGAAGAGATTCCCGCCGTCGCGCCTCCCCAGGAGCGCAAGGAGCGGCCGGGCCGCCCCAGCAGCGGTCCTGGCGGCAGGCCGGGAGGTCGCCCCGAGCGTGGCGGTCCTCGCCGTCCGCAGCAGGGTTCCTGGGACACCACGCGCCTCTGGATTGGCGCGGGCCGACAAGCCGGCATCCGTCCCGCGGACCTGGTGGGCGCCATCGCGGGAGAGGCCGGACTGGACTCGTCCCGCATCGGCGCGATTCAGATCACCGATGGGTTCTCGCTGGTGGAGGTCCCGGAGCCCGACGCCAACCGCGTCATCGCGGCGCTGAAGGCGGCGACGATTCGCGGGCGGAAGGTCCTCATCCGCAAGGACCGGACCTGA